In the Caenorhabditis elegans chromosome X genome, one interval contains:
- the C26G2.2 gene encoding Hyphal_reg_CWP domain-containing protein (Confirmed by transcript evidence): MKRHVVLSLLLYLIAVESKLSRRFKRQTIPSQHIKIHSIDSKVNMDRFINVASMDSRIQLLEKNVNGTFWSASSKMQFDAYDSFVNASFNSQYFHIDIAQCELLFGNSLESLLYMTTNRTSDGHSYLTFSLYDNANMTLVEEGIEFQGINGRRIYVKSETWVRPVEKTISLGLSDNAIDGETAVELTIVAPVHNTNVRFVGAEILIKYGPNVVSIDPNFQKVIVYNDRYSYCLDTKSPGSLHVTFGNGLINLIGGSSDFNVVISPVDATVNARYLSKTQIDRGDGPIFISGVPIYETGITVNSLLLILTLNNNGMLHADCTGAETLLKTSIQNVGLTTEHQEIRINGGVPGLVIESGDVRFEVTKLSGPMAFTYLPGFTLPEDRFENIGPYSDNSTVTPLVFPNPEHLNYTELATDCKGNTINFNITNNLNTSTGYHLVTFPTVGIPGHEQTTTSKMPSTDDDYITPEMSSTASMEITLSTTSDLTSTYPSTFTSSWSTESTVLTTQQQDTTTSVILETTEATDAASSSLSPDDVSTQLTTEATTSVVSSVPPDSSTSKGPLETTTEETSTVEGLTEFSTLDPNLFTTTDNIVSVTTNEILTTTIEEQTTTLPEVYSTTETPTENPLTTVTEQTVTEATTPISLQSSTTASELESTTMEAATTTEVPMETTTISVTTDGYPLPSQLSTDDFVIGHWFSTEEMKIETTTEPSEIGITVSLGNVDFVTPTPTDDGIPIPNDLNINSESSTTSTALPIISATLEVGNSEDGFPEPSRLPQTETTPRKEKMLILKLQVPDEIDVNSVQFIKNITASLRRLVRDVSTELRKRRKRSLNVTSIDTRQYHAIPIADSDDVQSIPIKVENITKSLNITVVIFALEFDPVVSNGEEELEKALHEVDTYNLHRYFSFEPVEKISFDRTLVNEEKLREVLLASFVALFLFVIIVVFYLKKKGVLEQLFRKLDRMKCNTLSTQPSAFSPNSPN; encoded by the exons attcattCAATTGACTCAAAAGTAAACATGGACAGGTTTATAAATGTGGCATCGATGGATTCTAGGATACAACTGTtagaaaa AAATGTAAATGGAACTTTCTGGAGTGCGAGTTCCAAAATGCAGTTTGACGCGTACGACTCATTTGTCAACGCATCCTTCAACTCTCAATATTTTCACATAGACATTGCTCAGTGCGAACTTCTTTTTGGTAATTCCCTAGAGAGTttg CTTTACATGACAACCAATAGAACATCAGATGGACACAGTTATCTTACATTTTCATTATATGACAACGCAAATATGACACTGGTAGAGGAGGGAATCGAATTTCAG ggAATCAATGGAAGACGAATTTACGTGAAAAGTGAAACGTGGGTTCGGCCTGTTGAGAAAACCATATCGTTGGGCTTGAGTGACAATGCTATTGACGGAGAAACAGCCGTGGAACTTAcaa ttgttgcTCCTGTCCACAACACAAACGTACGTTTTGTGGGAGCTGAAATTCTGATCAAGTACGGACCAAATGTAGTGAGCATAGACccgaactttcaaaaagtgataGTGTACAATGATCGATATAGCTACTGTCTTGACACAAAGTCTCCAGGAAGTTTACAT GTGACATTTGGTAATGGTCTCATTAATTTAATTGGTGGATCTAGTGACTTCAATGTAGTAATTTCGCCAGTTGATGCTACAGTCAATGCAAGATATTTATCAAA AACTCAAATCGATAGAGGAGATGGTCCCATTTTCATAAGCGGAGTCCCAATCTATGAAACTGGTATCACAGTGAACTCCCTCTTGTTGATACTTACACTGAATAACAATGGAATGCTACATGCAGATTGCACGGGCGCCGAGACACTGTTGAAAACAAGTATTCAGAAT GTTGGGTTGACTACTGAGCATCAGGAAATTCGTATCAATGGTGGAGTGCCAGGGTTGGTGATCGAATCAGGAGATGTACGATTTGAG GTCACAAAACTATCTGGTCCAATGGCATTCACTTATTTACCTGGATTCACCTTGCCAGAAGACAGATTCGAAAACATTGGCCCATACTCAG ataACTCAACTGTCACCCCGCTTGTCTTCCCTAACCCTGAGCATTTGAATTACACTGAATTGGCGACTGACTGCAAAGGAAATACCATTAACTTCAACATCACCAACAATCTTAACACTTCCACTGGCTACCATCTTGTCACATTTCCAACTGTCGGAATACCGGGACACGAACAAACCACAACTTCAAAGATGCCATCGACAGATGATGATTACATAACACCAGAGATGTCATCTACGGCTTCAATGGAAATAACACTTTCTACTACTTCAGACCTTACTAGCACTTATCCGAGCACTTTTACAAGCAGTTGGTCAACAGAATCAACCGTTCTAACAACTCAACAACAAGATACGACCACTTCTGTGATATTAGAAACAACAGAAGCAACAGACGCTGCTTCATCATCTCTATCACCTGATGATGTGAGCACTCAATTAACAACAGAAGCAACAACTAGTGTTGTGTCAAGTGTCCCACCGGACAGTTCCACATCTAAAGGGCCTCTTGAAACAACCACAGAGGAAACCTCCACAGTTGAGGGACTAACAGAATTTTCCACTTTAGATCCTAATTTGTTCACAACTACTGATAACATTGTGTCTGTAACAACTAACGAAATTCTGACAACAACGATAGAGgaacaaactacaacattgcCAGAAGTGTACTCTACAACTGAAACACCAACAGAAAATCCACTAACAACAGTGACTGAGCAAACTGTTACAGAAGCCACCACTCCAATTAGTTTACAGTCTTCCACAACAGCATCTGAACTTGAAAGCACTACAATGGAAGCTGCGACAACTACAGAAGTTCCAATGGAGACAACAACAATAAGTGTGACAACGGATGGCTATCCACTACCATCACAACTATCGACAG aCGATTTTGTAATTGGCCACTGGTTCAGCACggaagaaatgaaaatcg AAACCACCACGGAGCCGTCTGAAATCGGAATTACTGTATCTCTAGGAAATGTGGATTTTGTGACACCTACCCCGACTGATGATGGAATCCCAATTCCGAAtgatttgaatattaattCAG aaagttCGACAACCTCGACTGCATTACCAATTATCAGTGCGACACTGGAAGTTGGAAATTCGGAAGATGGCTTCCCGGAACCTTCGAGACTTCCGCAGACTGAAACAACGcc aagaaaagagaaaatgttgATCTTGAAACTGCAAGTACCCGACGAGATTGATGTGAATTCCGTGCAATTCATCAAGAACATCACGGCCAGTTTGCGAAGACTGGTTCGAGATGTGTCGACAGAATTGAGGAAACGCAGGAAACGTTCACTCAACGTGACTTCAATTGATACGAGGCAATACCATGCAATACCAATTGCAGATTCAGACGACGTACAAAGTATACCCATCAAG GTTGAAAACATCACCAAATCCTTAAACATAACTGTGGTCATTTTCGCTTTAGAATTTGACCCAGTTGTGAGCAATGGAGAAGAAGAGCTGGAAAAAGCTCTTCATGAAGTAGACACCTATAATTTGCACagatatttttcttttgag CCCGTGGAAAAAATATCATTCGACAGGACGCTTGTAAACGAGGAGAAGCTGCGTGAAGTGCTGTTAGCTTCGTTTGTAGCATTATTCCTATTTGTTATAATAGTTgtgttttatttgaagaagaagGGTGTTCTGGAACAG ttaTTCCGGAAGCTGGACCGAATGAAGTGTAACACCCTTTCTACCCAACCAAGTGCTTTCTCTCCAAACTCGccaaactga
- the C26G2.2 gene encoding Hyphal_reg_CWP domain-containing protein (Confirmed by transcript evidence) produces MKRHVVLSLLLYLIAVESKLSRRFKRQTIPSQHIKIHSIDSKVNMDRFINVASMDSRIQLLEKNVNGTFWSASSKMQFDAYDSFVNASFNSQYFHIDIAQCELLFGNSLESLLYMTTNRTSDGHSYLTFSLYDNANMTLVEEGIEFQGINGRRIYVKSETWVRPVEKTISLGLSDNAIDGETAVELTIVAPVHNTNVRFVGAEILIKYGPNVVSIDPNFQKVIVYNDRYSYCLDTKSPGSLHVTFGNGLINLIGGSSDFNVVISPVDATVNARYLSKTQIDRGDGPIFISGVPIYETGITVNSLLLILTLNNNGMLHADCTGAETLLKTSIQNVGLTTEHQEIRINGGVPGLVIESGDVRFEVTKLSGPMAFTYLPGFTLPEDRFENIGPYSGKHRLPPILPPPVIIKKVIISAPGSNVPALPPVAMLAPPLLPPLLPPPIPLPPHGPPRAPIALPPDLMRFAADIAPPKMNSTTTMKPTSTTVLATTTIPTTTTSTSTTTTTTTTAAPTKKKSRKQLEAELEEEEEHALNEKDRLKVKRRKEKMYREWESEENNEDNDGDTKTETFTYPNGTTVTRLINIRRKVTTKIVYKHRVEEDENGNSTSVATAKVPNNSTNLIVTTKLKPKT; encoded by the exons attcattCAATTGACTCAAAAGTAAACATGGACAGGTTTATAAATGTGGCATCGATGGATTCTAGGATACAACTGTtagaaaa AAATGTAAATGGAACTTTCTGGAGTGCGAGTTCCAAAATGCAGTTTGACGCGTACGACTCATTTGTCAACGCATCCTTCAACTCTCAATATTTTCACATAGACATTGCTCAGTGCGAACTTCTTTTTGGTAATTCCCTAGAGAGTttg CTTTACATGACAACCAATAGAACATCAGATGGACACAGTTATCTTACATTTTCATTATATGACAACGCAAATATGACACTGGTAGAGGAGGGAATCGAATTTCAG ggAATCAATGGAAGACGAATTTACGTGAAAAGTGAAACGTGGGTTCGGCCTGTTGAGAAAACCATATCGTTGGGCTTGAGTGACAATGCTATTGACGGAGAAACAGCCGTGGAACTTAcaa ttgttgcTCCTGTCCACAACACAAACGTACGTTTTGTGGGAGCTGAAATTCTGATCAAGTACGGACCAAATGTAGTGAGCATAGACccgaactttcaaaaagtgataGTGTACAATGATCGATATAGCTACTGTCTTGACACAAAGTCTCCAGGAAGTTTACAT GTGACATTTGGTAATGGTCTCATTAATTTAATTGGTGGATCTAGTGACTTCAATGTAGTAATTTCGCCAGTTGATGCTACAGTCAATGCAAGATATTTATCAAA AACTCAAATCGATAGAGGAGATGGTCCCATTTTCATAAGCGGAGTCCCAATCTATGAAACTGGTATCACAGTGAACTCCCTCTTGTTGATACTTACACTGAATAACAATGGAATGCTACATGCAGATTGCACGGGCGCCGAGACACTGTTGAAAACAAGTATTCAGAAT GTTGGGTTGACTACTGAGCATCAGGAAATTCGTATCAATGGTGGAGTGCCAGGGTTGGTGATCGAATCAGGAGATGTACGATTTGAG GTCACAAAACTATCTGGTCCAATGGCATTCACTTATTTACCTGGATTCACCTTGCCAGAAGACAGATTCGAAAACATTGGCCCATACTCAGGTAAACATCGTTTGCCACCAATCTTACCACCACCTGTGATCATCAAGAAAGTTATAATTTCTGCACCTGGTTCCAATGTACCAGCACTTCCACCAGTGGCCATGTTAGCACCACCTCTTCTACCACCACTCTTACCACCACCTATCCCACTTCCACCACATGGTCCGCCAAGAGCACCGATCGCACTTCCGCCTGATCTAATGAGGTTTGCTGCTGATATTGCACCGCCAAAAATGAACAGCACGACAACTATGAAACCTACTAGCACAACTGTTTTGGCAACTACCACAATTCCAACTACAACAACTTCTACGTCTACAACCACAACTACTACTACAACCGCAGcaccaacaaaaaagaaaagtcgTAAGCAATTAGAAGCTGAGCTAGAAGAAGAGGAGGAACACGCACTAAATGAAAAAGATCGACTAAAAGTAAAGCGacgaaaagagaaaatgtatCGAGAGTGGGAGAGTGAGGAGAACAATGAGGACAACGACGGTGATACCAAAACAGAAACATTTACTTATCCAAATGGCACAACAGTTACAAGACTCATCAATATTAGAAGAAAAGTAACGACTAAGATTGTTTACAAGCACCGGGTAGAGGAAGACGAGAATGGAAACTCTACATCTGTTGCTACTGCAAAAGTTCCAAACAATTCCACAAACTTAATCGTAACAACGAAGTTAAAACCGAAAACATAA